A single genomic interval of Antechinus flavipes isolate AdamAnt ecotype Samford, QLD, Australia chromosome 1, AdamAnt_v2, whole genome shotgun sequence harbors:
- the UNC119B gene encoding protein unc-119 homolog B — MSGSNPKAAAAAAAAAAAGPGPGALGGTKDEKKKPGGGVLNRLKARRQPPSAAHHHPADGGGSGSGRPEARRVPPVTEQELLALETIRPEHVLRLSRVTENYLCRPEDNIYSIDFTRFKIRDLETGTVLFEIAKPSASDQEEEEEEEGGEVDTSAGRFVRYQFTPAFLRLRTVGATVEFTVGDKPVSNFRMIERHYFRERLLKNFDFDFGFCIPSSRNTCEHIYEFPQLSEDVIRLMVEHPYETRSDSFYFVDNKLIMHNKADYAYNGGQ, encoded by the exons ATGAGCGGTTCGAACCCgaaggcggcggcggcggcggctgcagcGGCTGCGGCGGGGCCGGGGCCCGGGGCTCTGGGGGGAACCAAGGACGAGAAGAAGAAGCCCGGTGGCGGCGTCCTGAACCGGCTCAAGGCCCGGCGCCAGCCGCCGTCCGCCGCCCACCACCATCCTGCGGACGGCGGCGGCAGCGGCTCTGGGAGGCCCGAGGCCAGGCGGGTCCCGCCGGTCACGGAGCAGGAGCTGCTGGCGCTGGAGACCATCCGGCCCGAGCACGTCCTGCGCCTGAGCCGCGTCACGGAGA aCTATCTTTGCAGACCCGAGGACAACATCTACAGTATTGATTTTACCCGATTTAAAATACGTGATTTGGAAACAGGGACGGTGCTCTTTGAAATTGCCAAACCTTCTGCTTCAG accaagaggaggaggaggaggaggaaggcggAGAGGTAGACACCAGTGCAGGACGTTTTGTTCGGTATCAGTTCACGCCCGCATTTCTCCGACTCCGAACGGTTGGGGCCAC GGTGGAGTTCACTGTAGGAGACAAGCCAGTATCTAACTTCCGAATGATTGAACGGCACTATTTTCGGGAGCGTTTGCTGAAAAACTTTGACTTTGATTTTGGCTTCTGCATCCCCAGTAGCAGGAATACATGTGAACATATCTATGAGTTTCCTCAGCTCTCCGAGGATGTCA TTCGCCTCATGGTGGAGCACCCTTACGAGACTCGCTCGGACAGCTTCTACTTTGTGGACAACAAGCTGATCATGCACAACAAGGCTGACTACGCCTACAACGGGGGGCAGTAG